The following proteins are co-located in the Solanum pennellii chromosome 1, SPENNV200 genome:
- the LOC107016108 gene encoding B-box zinc finger protein 20 isoform X2, with protein sequence MKIQCDVCDKEEASVYCSADEATLCQSCDYQVHHANKLASKHLRFSLIHPSFKDSPLCDICQERRALLFCKEDRAILCKECDLPIHKANEHTKKHNRFLLSGVQLSSDVLASNYNNNQNSISPAGSAASNAGTNNFKALSGNFGMKSNSISSTIESTPNYFQVDYVQEGSVSTSSISEYLTETLPGWHVEDFLEYPSSSSYEF encoded by the exons atgaagattCAATGTGATGTTTGTGATAAAGAAGAGGCATCAGTTTATTGTTCAGCAGATGAAGCCACACTTTGCCAAAGCTGTGATTATCAAGTGCATCATGCCAACAAGCTTGCAAGCAAACATCTTCGTTTTTCTCTAATTCATCCTTCTTTCAAAGATTCTCCTCTTTGTGACATTTGCCAG gAAAGACGTGCATTGCTATTTTGTAAAGAAGATAGAGCAATACTTTGCAAAGAATGTGACTTGCCTATACACAAAGCAAATGAACACACAAAGAAACACAACAGATTTCTTCTAAGTGGAGTGCAGCTATCTTCTGATGTACTTGCttctaattataataataaccaAAATTCAATATCCCCAGCTGGATCTGCTGCAAGTAATGCTggtacaaataattttaaagcaCTTAGTGGAAATTTTGGGATGAAGAGTAATTCGATTTCGAGTACTATAGAATCGACACCTAACTATTTTCAAGTTGATTATGTACAAGAGGGTTCTGTTTCAACTAGTAGCATATCAGAATATTTGACTGAGACTCTTCCTGGTTGGCATGTTGAAGATTTTCTTGAATAtccctcttcttcttcctaTG AATTTTGA
- the LOC107016108 gene encoding B-box zinc finger protein 20 isoform X1: MKIQCDVCDKEEASVYCSADEATLCQSCDYQVHHANKLASKHLRFSLIHPSFKDSPLCDICQERRALLFCKEDRAILCKECDLPIHKANEHTKKHNRFLLSGVQLSSDVLASNYNNNQNSISPAGSAASNAGTNNFKALSGNFGMKSNSISSTIESTPNYFQVDYVQEGSVSTSSISEYLTETLPGWHVEDFLEYPSSSSYGNCFFFTDLKMSLTRNMGIFGSNY, encoded by the exons atgaagattCAATGTGATGTTTGTGATAAAGAAGAGGCATCAGTTTATTGTTCAGCAGATGAAGCCACACTTTGCCAAAGCTGTGATTATCAAGTGCATCATGCCAACAAGCTTGCAAGCAAACATCTTCGTTTTTCTCTAATTCATCCTTCTTTCAAAGATTCTCCTCTTTGTGACATTTGCCAG gAAAGACGTGCATTGCTATTTTGTAAAGAAGATAGAGCAATACTTTGCAAAGAATGTGACTTGCCTATACACAAAGCAAATGAACACACAAAGAAACACAACAGATTTCTTCTAAGTGGAGTGCAGCTATCTTCTGATGTACTTGCttctaattataataataaccaAAATTCAATATCCCCAGCTGGATCTGCTGCAAGTAATGCTggtacaaataattttaaagcaCTTAGTGGAAATTTTGGGATGAAGAGTAATTCGATTTCGAGTACTATAGAATCGACACCTAACTATTTTCAAGTTGATTATGTACAAGAGGGTTCTGTTTCAACTAGTAGCATATCAGAATATTTGACTGAGACTCTTCCTGGTTGGCATGTTGAAGATTTTCTTGAATAtccctcttcttcttcctaTGGTAACTGTTTCTTTTTTACGGATTTAAAAATGTCATTAACTCGAAATATGGGCATTTTTGGATCAAATTATTGA